In a genomic window of Coregonus clupeaformis isolate EN_2021a chromosome 27, ASM2061545v1, whole genome shotgun sequence:
- the LOC121541729 gene encoding bromodomain-containing protein 3-like isoform X6, producing MSAVTSATPAPPQGVNPPPPEVTNPTKPGRKTNQLQYMQNVMVKTLWKHNFAWPFYVPVDAIKLGLPDYHKIIKQPMDMGTIKKRLEHNYYWSASECMQDFNTMFTNCYIYNKPTDDIVLMAQALEKIFLQKVAMMPQEEVELLPPAPKPKKSIGGLDGDESPSSIPGSTTSVMGSSTMSTVTPKVPAVQRSPNAPMIPVVSPSQPLVKKKGVKRKADTTTPTTSAITASRSESPSPLSEGKQGKVMSRRESTGRPIKAPKKDLVEGELGQHGSKRSRMSEQLKYCDSILKEMLSKKHAAYAWPFYKPVDAEALELHDYHEIIKHPMDLSTVKKKIDGREYPDAQMFAADVRIMFSNCYKYNPPDHEVVAMARKLQDVFEMRFAKMPDEPAELSPGAGGLVSKGDNSSSGDSSSSDSSDSEEERASRLAELQEQVGAEQCISLERPNGSGQGGKNGCTKRFQLKAVHEQLAALSQAPVSKPKKKKEKKEKDKNKKDKDNKHSKTKTDEEKKAKSGQPAKQGQQKKPSRKANSTVTGSRQAKKGGRGYESDEEESLPMTYDEKRQLSLDINRLPGEKLGRVVHIIQSREPSLRDSNPDEIEIDFETLKPSTLRELERYVKSCLQKKQRKPQQKGAGSGTGASRLSGSSSSSDSGSSSSSGSSSDSSDSD from the exons ATGTCTGCTGTCACCTCAGCAACCCCGGCCCCTCCTCAGGGAGTCAACCCCCCACCCCCGGAGGTGACCAATCCCACAAAACCAGGTCGGAAAACCAACCAACTACAGTACATGCAGAATGTAATGGTCAAGACGTTGTGGAAGCATAACTTTGCCTGGCCCTTCTATGTGCCAGTCGATGCCATCAAATTGGGACTTCCG GATTACCATAAGATCATAAAGCAACCTATGGACATGGGAACCATCAAAAAGAGACTGGAGCATAACTACTATTGGAGTGCTAGTGAATGCATGCAGGACTTCAACACCATGTTCACCAATTGTTACATATATAACAAG CCAACAGATGACATTGTCCTGATGGCACAGGCCTTGGAGAAGATCTTCCTGCAGAAAGTTGCCATGATGCCCCAGGAGGAGGTGGAGCTTCTGCCTCCCGCACCCAAACCCAAGAAAAGCATAG GTGGTCTGGATGGAGATGAGTCACCATCGTCCATCCCTGGCTCTACGACATCTGTGATGGGCTCTTCTACAATGTCTACCGTCACCCCCAAAGTCCCAGCTGTCCAGCGCTCGCCCAATGCTCCCATGATTCCCGTCGTCTCACCCTCACAACCTCTTGTTAAA AAGAAAGGGGTAAAGAGGAAAGCAGACACCACCACCCCCACGACATCTGCAATCACAGCCAGCCGGAGCGAGTCGCCCAGCCCCCTCTCAGAGGGCAAGCAGGGCAAGGTGATGTCAAGAAGGGAGAGCACAGGCCGTCCGATCAAAGCTCCAAAGAAAGACCTGGTGGAAGGGGAGTTGGGCCAACATGGCAGCAAGCGGAGCAGAATGAGTGAGCAGCTCAAGTACTGCGACAGTATCCTGAAGGAGATGCTGTCGAAGAAACATGCTGCGTATGCCTGGCCCTTCTACAAGCCTGTAGACGCTGAGGCTCTGGAGCTACATGACTACCACGAGATCATCAAGCACCCCATGGATCTCAGCACTGTCAAA AAAAAGATAGATGGCCGGGAGTACCCAGATGCACAGATGTTTGCAGCGGATGTTCGaataatgttctcaaattgttacAAGTATAACCCTCCAGATCACGAGGTTGTTGCCATGGCCAGAAAACTCCAG GATGTGTTTGAGATGCGTTTTGCTAAGATGCCTGATGAGCCAGCGGAGCTGAGCCCCGGTGCAGGCGGGTTGGTCAGTAAAGGTGACAACTCAAGCAGCGGCGACTCCTCCAGCTCAGACAGCTCCGACTCGGAGGAGGAGCGGGCCTCCCGGCTCGCCGAGCTGCAGGAACAGGTGGGTGCGGAACAG TGTATCTCTCTGGAGCGCCCCAATGGTAGCGGGCAGGGGGGAAAAAACGGTTGCACCAAGCGTTTTCAG CTAAAGGCTGTCCATGAACAGCTTGCCGCGCTCTCTCAGGCACCTGTGAgcaaaccaaagaagaagaaagaaaagaAGGAGAAAGACAAGAATAAGAAAGACAAGGACAACAAGCATAGCAAAACCAAGACGGACGAGGAGAAGAAGGCCAAGTCTGGGCAGCCTGCCAAGCAGGGCCAGCAGAAGAAACCCTCCAGGAAAGCCAACAGCACAGTGACTGGCTCCAG GCAAGCAAAGAAGGGGGGCCGGGGCTACGAGTCTGACGAGGAGGAGTCTCTGCCTATGACGTACGACGAGAAGCGCCAGCTCAGCCTGGACATCAACCGGCTCCCAGGAGAGAAGCTGGGGCGGGTTGTGCACATCATCCAGTCCCGAGAGCCCTCGCTGCGAGACTCCAACCCAGACGAGATTGAGATTGACTTTGAGACGCTCAAACCCTCCACCCTACGCGAACTCGAGCGATACGTCAAGTCCTGTTTACAGAAGAAACAGCGGAAACCCCAAC aGAAGGGCGCTGGGTCCGGTACCGGTGCGTCCCGTCTCAGCGGTAGCAGTAGTTCTTCAGATTCTGGTAGCAGCAGCTCCAGTGGGTCCAGTTCTGACAGCAGTGACTCCGACTGA
- the LOC121541729 gene encoding bromodomain-containing protein 3-like isoform X1, translated as MSAVTSATPAPPQGVNPPPPEVTNPTKPGRKTNQLQYMQNVMVKTLWKHNFAWPFYVPVDAIKLGLPDYHKIIKQPMDMGTIKKRLEHNYYWSASECMQDFNTMFTNCYIYNKPTDDIVLMAQALEKIFLQKVAMMPQEEVELLPPAPKPKKSIGGLDGDESPSSIPGSTTSVMGSSTMSTVTPKVPAVQRSPNAPMIPVVSPSQPLVKKKGVKRKADTTTPTTSAITASRSESPSPLSEGKQGKVMSRRESTGRPIKAPKKDLVEGELGQHGSKRSRMSEQLKYCDSILKEMLSKKHAAYAWPFYKPVDAEALELHDYHEIIKHPMDLSTVKKKIDGREYPDAQMFAADVRIMFSNCYKYNPPDHEVVAMARKLQDVFEMRFAKMPDEPAELSPGAGGLVSKGDNSSSGDSSSSDSSDSEEERASRLAELQEQVGAEQCISLERPNGSGQGGKNGCTKRFQLKAVHEQLAALSQAPVSKPKKKKEKKEKDKNKKDKDNKHSKTKTDEEKKAKSGQPAKQGQQKKPSRKANSTVTGSRQAKKGGRGYESDEEESLPMTYDEKRQLSLDINRLPGEKLGRVVHIIQSREPSLRDSNPDEIEIDFETLKPSTLRELERYVKSCLQKKQRKPQPAAGGKGARSKEELAQEKKKELEKRRQDVSGQLNSNNNNGNKNKTNKKKTSKKEKGAGSGTGASRLSGSSSSSDSGSSSSSGSSSDSSDSD; from the exons ATGTCTGCTGTCACCTCAGCAACCCCGGCCCCTCCTCAGGGAGTCAACCCCCCACCCCCGGAGGTGACCAATCCCACAAAACCAGGTCGGAAAACCAACCAACTACAGTACATGCAGAATGTAATGGTCAAGACGTTGTGGAAGCATAACTTTGCCTGGCCCTTCTATGTGCCAGTCGATGCCATCAAATTGGGACTTCCG GATTACCATAAGATCATAAAGCAACCTATGGACATGGGAACCATCAAAAAGAGACTGGAGCATAACTACTATTGGAGTGCTAGTGAATGCATGCAGGACTTCAACACCATGTTCACCAATTGTTACATATATAACAAG CCAACAGATGACATTGTCCTGATGGCACAGGCCTTGGAGAAGATCTTCCTGCAGAAAGTTGCCATGATGCCCCAGGAGGAGGTGGAGCTTCTGCCTCCCGCACCCAAACCCAAGAAAAGCATAG GTGGTCTGGATGGAGATGAGTCACCATCGTCCATCCCTGGCTCTACGACATCTGTGATGGGCTCTTCTACAATGTCTACCGTCACCCCCAAAGTCCCAGCTGTCCAGCGCTCGCCCAATGCTCCCATGATTCCCGTCGTCTCACCCTCACAACCTCTTGTTAAA AAGAAAGGGGTAAAGAGGAAAGCAGACACCACCACCCCCACGACATCTGCAATCACAGCCAGCCGGAGCGAGTCGCCCAGCCCCCTCTCAGAGGGCAAGCAGGGCAAGGTGATGTCAAGAAGGGAGAGCACAGGCCGTCCGATCAAAGCTCCAAAGAAAGACCTGGTGGAAGGGGAGTTGGGCCAACATGGCAGCAAGCGGAGCAGAATGAGTGAGCAGCTCAAGTACTGCGACAGTATCCTGAAGGAGATGCTGTCGAAGAAACATGCTGCGTATGCCTGGCCCTTCTACAAGCCTGTAGACGCTGAGGCTCTGGAGCTACATGACTACCACGAGATCATCAAGCACCCCATGGATCTCAGCACTGTCAAA AAAAAGATAGATGGCCGGGAGTACCCAGATGCACAGATGTTTGCAGCGGATGTTCGaataatgttctcaaattgttacAAGTATAACCCTCCAGATCACGAGGTTGTTGCCATGGCCAGAAAACTCCAG GATGTGTTTGAGATGCGTTTTGCTAAGATGCCTGATGAGCCAGCGGAGCTGAGCCCCGGTGCAGGCGGGTTGGTCAGTAAAGGTGACAACTCAAGCAGCGGCGACTCCTCCAGCTCAGACAGCTCCGACTCGGAGGAGGAGCGGGCCTCCCGGCTCGCCGAGCTGCAGGAACAGGTGGGTGCGGAACAG TGTATCTCTCTGGAGCGCCCCAATGGTAGCGGGCAGGGGGGAAAAAACGGTTGCACCAAGCGTTTTCAG CTAAAGGCTGTCCATGAACAGCTTGCCGCGCTCTCTCAGGCACCTGTGAgcaaaccaaagaagaagaaagaaaagaAGGAGAAAGACAAGAATAAGAAAGACAAGGACAACAAGCATAGCAAAACCAAGACGGACGAGGAGAAGAAGGCCAAGTCTGGGCAGCCTGCCAAGCAGGGCCAGCAGAAGAAACCCTCCAGGAAAGCCAACAGCACAGTGACTGGCTCCAG GCAAGCAAAGAAGGGGGGCCGGGGCTACGAGTCTGACGAGGAGGAGTCTCTGCCTATGACGTACGACGAGAAGCGCCAGCTCAGCCTGGACATCAACCGGCTCCCAGGAGAGAAGCTGGGGCGGGTTGTGCACATCATCCAGTCCCGAGAGCCCTCGCTGCGAGACTCCAACCCAGACGAGATTGAGATTGACTTTGAGACGCTCAAACCCTCCACCCTACGCGAACTCGAGCGATACGTCAAGTCCTGTTTACAGAAGAAACAGCGGAAACCCCAAC CGGCCGCTGGGGGCAAGGGAGCCAGGTCCAAGGAGGAGCTGGCTCAGGAAAAGAAGAAAGAATTAGAAAAGAGGCGACAGGATGTCAGCGGCCAGCTGAACAGTAACAACAACAACGGCAACAAGAACAAAACCAACAAAAAGAAAACGTCCAAAAAAG aGAAGGGCGCTGGGTCCGGTACCGGTGCGTCCCGTCTCAGCGGTAGCAGTAGTTCTTCAGATTCTGGTAGCAGCAGCTCCAGTGGGTCCAGTTCTGACAGCAGTGACTCCGACTGA
- the LOC121541729 gene encoding bromodomain-containing protein 3-like isoform X3, producing MSAVTSATPAPPQGVNPPPPEVTNPTKPGRKTNQLQYMQNVMVKTLWKHNFAWPFYVPVDAIKLGLPDYHKIIKQPMDMGTIKKRLEHNYYWSASECMQDFNTMFTNCYIYNKPTDDIVLMAQALEKIFLQKVAMMPQEEVELLPPAPKPKKSIGGLDGDESPSSIPGSTTSVMGSSTMSTVTPKVPAVQRSPNAPMIPVVSPSQPLVKKKGVKRKADTTTPTTSAITASRSESPSPLSEGKQGKVMSRRESTGRPIKAPKKDLVEGELGQHGSKRSRMSEQLKYCDSILKEMLSKKHAAYAWPFYKPVDAEALELHDYHEIIKHPMDLSTVKKKIDGREYPDAQMFAADVRIMFSNCYKYNPPDHEVVAMARKLQDVFEMRFAKMPDEPAELSPGAGGLVSKGDNSSSGDSSSSDSSDSEEERASRLAELQEQCISLERPNGSGQGGKNGCTKRFQLKAVHEQLAALSQAPVSKPKKKKEKKEKDKNKKDKDNKHSKTKTDEEKKAKSGQPAKQGQQKKPSRKANSTVTGSRQAKKGGRGYESDEEESLPMTYDEKRQLSLDINRLPGEKLGRVVHIIQSREPSLRDSNPDEIEIDFETLKPSTLRELERYVKSCLQKKQRKPQPAAGGKGARSKEELAQEKKKELEKRRQDVSGQLNSNNNNGNKNKTNKKKTSKKEKGAGSGTGASRLSGSSSSSDSGSSSSSGSSSDSSDSD from the exons ATGTCTGCTGTCACCTCAGCAACCCCGGCCCCTCCTCAGGGAGTCAACCCCCCACCCCCGGAGGTGACCAATCCCACAAAACCAGGTCGGAAAACCAACCAACTACAGTACATGCAGAATGTAATGGTCAAGACGTTGTGGAAGCATAACTTTGCCTGGCCCTTCTATGTGCCAGTCGATGCCATCAAATTGGGACTTCCG GATTACCATAAGATCATAAAGCAACCTATGGACATGGGAACCATCAAAAAGAGACTGGAGCATAACTACTATTGGAGTGCTAGTGAATGCATGCAGGACTTCAACACCATGTTCACCAATTGTTACATATATAACAAG CCAACAGATGACATTGTCCTGATGGCACAGGCCTTGGAGAAGATCTTCCTGCAGAAAGTTGCCATGATGCCCCAGGAGGAGGTGGAGCTTCTGCCTCCCGCACCCAAACCCAAGAAAAGCATAG GTGGTCTGGATGGAGATGAGTCACCATCGTCCATCCCTGGCTCTACGACATCTGTGATGGGCTCTTCTACAATGTCTACCGTCACCCCCAAAGTCCCAGCTGTCCAGCGCTCGCCCAATGCTCCCATGATTCCCGTCGTCTCACCCTCACAACCTCTTGTTAAA AAGAAAGGGGTAAAGAGGAAAGCAGACACCACCACCCCCACGACATCTGCAATCACAGCCAGCCGGAGCGAGTCGCCCAGCCCCCTCTCAGAGGGCAAGCAGGGCAAGGTGATGTCAAGAAGGGAGAGCACAGGCCGTCCGATCAAAGCTCCAAAGAAAGACCTGGTGGAAGGGGAGTTGGGCCAACATGGCAGCAAGCGGAGCAGAATGAGTGAGCAGCTCAAGTACTGCGACAGTATCCTGAAGGAGATGCTGTCGAAGAAACATGCTGCGTATGCCTGGCCCTTCTACAAGCCTGTAGACGCTGAGGCTCTGGAGCTACATGACTACCACGAGATCATCAAGCACCCCATGGATCTCAGCACTGTCAAA AAAAAGATAGATGGCCGGGAGTACCCAGATGCACAGATGTTTGCAGCGGATGTTCGaataatgttctcaaattgttacAAGTATAACCCTCCAGATCACGAGGTTGTTGCCATGGCCAGAAAACTCCAG GATGTGTTTGAGATGCGTTTTGCTAAGATGCCTGATGAGCCAGCGGAGCTGAGCCCCGGTGCAGGCGGGTTGGTCAGTAAAGGTGACAACTCAAGCAGCGGCGACTCCTCCAGCTCAGACAGCTCCGACTCGGAGGAGGAGCGGGCCTCCCGGCTCGCCGAGCTGCAGGAACAG TGTATCTCTCTGGAGCGCCCCAATGGTAGCGGGCAGGGGGGAAAAAACGGTTGCACCAAGCGTTTTCAG CTAAAGGCTGTCCATGAACAGCTTGCCGCGCTCTCTCAGGCACCTGTGAgcaaaccaaagaagaagaaagaaaagaAGGAGAAAGACAAGAATAAGAAAGACAAGGACAACAAGCATAGCAAAACCAAGACGGACGAGGAGAAGAAGGCCAAGTCTGGGCAGCCTGCCAAGCAGGGCCAGCAGAAGAAACCCTCCAGGAAAGCCAACAGCACAGTGACTGGCTCCAG GCAAGCAAAGAAGGGGGGCCGGGGCTACGAGTCTGACGAGGAGGAGTCTCTGCCTATGACGTACGACGAGAAGCGCCAGCTCAGCCTGGACATCAACCGGCTCCCAGGAGAGAAGCTGGGGCGGGTTGTGCACATCATCCAGTCCCGAGAGCCCTCGCTGCGAGACTCCAACCCAGACGAGATTGAGATTGACTTTGAGACGCTCAAACCCTCCACCCTACGCGAACTCGAGCGATACGTCAAGTCCTGTTTACAGAAGAAACAGCGGAAACCCCAAC CGGCCGCTGGGGGCAAGGGAGCCAGGTCCAAGGAGGAGCTGGCTCAGGAAAAGAAGAAAGAATTAGAAAAGAGGCGACAGGATGTCAGCGGCCAGCTGAACAGTAACAACAACAACGGCAACAAGAACAAAACCAACAAAAAGAAAACGTCCAAAAAAG aGAAGGGCGCTGGGTCCGGTACCGGTGCGTCCCGTCTCAGCGGTAGCAGTAGTTCTTCAGATTCTGGTAGCAGCAGCTCCAGTGGGTCCAGTTCTGACAGCAGTGACTCCGACTGA
- the LOC121541729 gene encoding bromodomain-containing protein 3-like isoform X2, giving the protein MSAVTSATPAPPQGVNPPPPEVTNPTKPGRKTNQLQYMQNVMVKTLWKHNFAWPFYVPVDAIKLGLPDYHKIIKQPMDMGTIKKRLEHNYYWSASECMQDFNTMFTNCYIYNKPTDDIVLMAQALEKIFLQKVAMMPQEEVELLPPAPKPKKSIGGLDGDESPSSIPGSTTSVMGSSTMSTVTPKVPAVQRSPNAPMIPVVSPSQPLVKKGVKRKADTTTPTTSAITASRSESPSPLSEGKQGKVMSRRESTGRPIKAPKKDLVEGELGQHGSKRSRMSEQLKYCDSILKEMLSKKHAAYAWPFYKPVDAEALELHDYHEIIKHPMDLSTVKKKIDGREYPDAQMFAADVRIMFSNCYKYNPPDHEVVAMARKLQDVFEMRFAKMPDEPAELSPGAGGLVSKGDNSSSGDSSSSDSSDSEEERASRLAELQEQVGAEQCISLERPNGSGQGGKNGCTKRFQLKAVHEQLAALSQAPVSKPKKKKEKKEKDKNKKDKDNKHSKTKTDEEKKAKSGQPAKQGQQKKPSRKANSTVTGSRQAKKGGRGYESDEEESLPMTYDEKRQLSLDINRLPGEKLGRVVHIIQSREPSLRDSNPDEIEIDFETLKPSTLRELERYVKSCLQKKQRKPQPAAGGKGARSKEELAQEKKKELEKRRQDVSGQLNSNNNNGNKNKTNKKKTSKKEKGAGSGTGASRLSGSSSSSDSGSSSSSGSSSDSSDSD; this is encoded by the exons ATGTCTGCTGTCACCTCAGCAACCCCGGCCCCTCCTCAGGGAGTCAACCCCCCACCCCCGGAGGTGACCAATCCCACAAAACCAGGTCGGAAAACCAACCAACTACAGTACATGCAGAATGTAATGGTCAAGACGTTGTGGAAGCATAACTTTGCCTGGCCCTTCTATGTGCCAGTCGATGCCATCAAATTGGGACTTCCG GATTACCATAAGATCATAAAGCAACCTATGGACATGGGAACCATCAAAAAGAGACTGGAGCATAACTACTATTGGAGTGCTAGTGAATGCATGCAGGACTTCAACACCATGTTCACCAATTGTTACATATATAACAAG CCAACAGATGACATTGTCCTGATGGCACAGGCCTTGGAGAAGATCTTCCTGCAGAAAGTTGCCATGATGCCCCAGGAGGAGGTGGAGCTTCTGCCTCCCGCACCCAAACCCAAGAAAAGCATAG GTGGTCTGGATGGAGATGAGTCACCATCGTCCATCCCTGGCTCTACGACATCTGTGATGGGCTCTTCTACAATGTCTACCGTCACCCCCAAAGTCCCAGCTGTCCAGCGCTCGCCCAATGCTCCCATGATTCCCGTCGTCTCACCCTCACAACCTCTTGTTAAA AAAGGGGTAAAGAGGAAAGCAGACACCACCACCCCCACGACATCTGCAATCACAGCCAGCCGGAGCGAGTCGCCCAGCCCCCTCTCAGAGGGCAAGCAGGGCAAGGTGATGTCAAGAAGGGAGAGCACAGGCCGTCCGATCAAAGCTCCAAAGAAAGACCTGGTGGAAGGGGAGTTGGGCCAACATGGCAGCAAGCGGAGCAGAATGAGTGAGCAGCTCAAGTACTGCGACAGTATCCTGAAGGAGATGCTGTCGAAGAAACATGCTGCGTATGCCTGGCCCTTCTACAAGCCTGTAGACGCTGAGGCTCTGGAGCTACATGACTACCACGAGATCATCAAGCACCCCATGGATCTCAGCACTGTCAAA AAAAAGATAGATGGCCGGGAGTACCCAGATGCACAGATGTTTGCAGCGGATGTTCGaataatgttctcaaattgttacAAGTATAACCCTCCAGATCACGAGGTTGTTGCCATGGCCAGAAAACTCCAG GATGTGTTTGAGATGCGTTTTGCTAAGATGCCTGATGAGCCAGCGGAGCTGAGCCCCGGTGCAGGCGGGTTGGTCAGTAAAGGTGACAACTCAAGCAGCGGCGACTCCTCCAGCTCAGACAGCTCCGACTCGGAGGAGGAGCGGGCCTCCCGGCTCGCCGAGCTGCAGGAACAGGTGGGTGCGGAACAG TGTATCTCTCTGGAGCGCCCCAATGGTAGCGGGCAGGGGGGAAAAAACGGTTGCACCAAGCGTTTTCAG CTAAAGGCTGTCCATGAACAGCTTGCCGCGCTCTCTCAGGCACCTGTGAgcaaaccaaagaagaagaaagaaaagaAGGAGAAAGACAAGAATAAGAAAGACAAGGACAACAAGCATAGCAAAACCAAGACGGACGAGGAGAAGAAGGCCAAGTCTGGGCAGCCTGCCAAGCAGGGCCAGCAGAAGAAACCCTCCAGGAAAGCCAACAGCACAGTGACTGGCTCCAG GCAAGCAAAGAAGGGGGGCCGGGGCTACGAGTCTGACGAGGAGGAGTCTCTGCCTATGACGTACGACGAGAAGCGCCAGCTCAGCCTGGACATCAACCGGCTCCCAGGAGAGAAGCTGGGGCGGGTTGTGCACATCATCCAGTCCCGAGAGCCCTCGCTGCGAGACTCCAACCCAGACGAGATTGAGATTGACTTTGAGACGCTCAAACCCTCCACCCTACGCGAACTCGAGCGATACGTCAAGTCCTGTTTACAGAAGAAACAGCGGAAACCCCAAC CGGCCGCTGGGGGCAAGGGAGCCAGGTCCAAGGAGGAGCTGGCTCAGGAAAAGAAGAAAGAATTAGAAAAGAGGCGACAGGATGTCAGCGGCCAGCTGAACAGTAACAACAACAACGGCAACAAGAACAAAACCAACAAAAAGAAAACGTCCAAAAAAG aGAAGGGCGCTGGGTCCGGTACCGGTGCGTCCCGTCTCAGCGGTAGCAGTAGTTCTTCAGATTCTGGTAGCAGCAGCTCCAGTGGGTCCAGTTCTGACAGCAGTGACTCCGACTGA
- the LOC121541729 gene encoding bromodomain-containing protein 3-like isoform X4 codes for MSAVTSATPAPPQGVNPPPPEVTNPTKPGRKTNQLQYMQNVMVKTLWKHNFAWPFYVPVDAIKLGLPDYHKIIKQPMDMGTIKKRLEHNYYWSASECMQDFNTMFTNCYIYNKPTDDIVLMAQALEKIFLQKVAMMPQEEVELLPPAPKPKKSIGGLDGDESPSSIPGSTTSVMGSSTMSTVTPKVPAVQRSPNAPMIPVVSPSQPLVKKKGVKRKADTTTPTTSAITASRSESPSPLSEGKQGKVMSRRESTGRPIKAPKKDLVEGELGQHGSKRSRMSEQLKYCDSILKEMLSKKHAAYAWPFYKPVDAEALELHDYHEIIKHPMDLSTVKKKIDGREYPDAQMFAADVRIMFSNCYKYNPPDHEVVAMARKLQDVFEMRFAKMPDEPAELSPGAGGLVSKGDNSSSGDSSSSDSSDSEEERASRLAELQEQVGAEQLKAVHEQLAALSQAPVSKPKKKKEKKEKDKNKKDKDNKHSKTKTDEEKKAKSGQPAKQGQQKKPSRKANSTVTGSRQAKKGGRGYESDEEESLPMTYDEKRQLSLDINRLPGEKLGRVVHIIQSREPSLRDSNPDEIEIDFETLKPSTLRELERYVKSCLQKKQRKPQPAAGGKGARSKEELAQEKKKELEKRRQDVSGQLNSNNNNGNKNKTNKKKTSKKEKGAGSGTGASRLSGSSSSSDSGSSSSSGSSSDSSDSD; via the exons ATGTCTGCTGTCACCTCAGCAACCCCGGCCCCTCCTCAGGGAGTCAACCCCCCACCCCCGGAGGTGACCAATCCCACAAAACCAGGTCGGAAAACCAACCAACTACAGTACATGCAGAATGTAATGGTCAAGACGTTGTGGAAGCATAACTTTGCCTGGCCCTTCTATGTGCCAGTCGATGCCATCAAATTGGGACTTCCG GATTACCATAAGATCATAAAGCAACCTATGGACATGGGAACCATCAAAAAGAGACTGGAGCATAACTACTATTGGAGTGCTAGTGAATGCATGCAGGACTTCAACACCATGTTCACCAATTGTTACATATATAACAAG CCAACAGATGACATTGTCCTGATGGCACAGGCCTTGGAGAAGATCTTCCTGCAGAAAGTTGCCATGATGCCCCAGGAGGAGGTGGAGCTTCTGCCTCCCGCACCCAAACCCAAGAAAAGCATAG GTGGTCTGGATGGAGATGAGTCACCATCGTCCATCCCTGGCTCTACGACATCTGTGATGGGCTCTTCTACAATGTCTACCGTCACCCCCAAAGTCCCAGCTGTCCAGCGCTCGCCCAATGCTCCCATGATTCCCGTCGTCTCACCCTCACAACCTCTTGTTAAA AAGAAAGGGGTAAAGAGGAAAGCAGACACCACCACCCCCACGACATCTGCAATCACAGCCAGCCGGAGCGAGTCGCCCAGCCCCCTCTCAGAGGGCAAGCAGGGCAAGGTGATGTCAAGAAGGGAGAGCACAGGCCGTCCGATCAAAGCTCCAAAGAAAGACCTGGTGGAAGGGGAGTTGGGCCAACATGGCAGCAAGCGGAGCAGAATGAGTGAGCAGCTCAAGTACTGCGACAGTATCCTGAAGGAGATGCTGTCGAAGAAACATGCTGCGTATGCCTGGCCCTTCTACAAGCCTGTAGACGCTGAGGCTCTGGAGCTACATGACTACCACGAGATCATCAAGCACCCCATGGATCTCAGCACTGTCAAA AAAAAGATAGATGGCCGGGAGTACCCAGATGCACAGATGTTTGCAGCGGATGTTCGaataatgttctcaaattgttacAAGTATAACCCTCCAGATCACGAGGTTGTTGCCATGGCCAGAAAACTCCAG GATGTGTTTGAGATGCGTTTTGCTAAGATGCCTGATGAGCCAGCGGAGCTGAGCCCCGGTGCAGGCGGGTTGGTCAGTAAAGGTGACAACTCAAGCAGCGGCGACTCCTCCAGCTCAGACAGCTCCGACTCGGAGGAGGAGCGGGCCTCCCGGCTCGCCGAGCTGCAGGAACAGGTGGGTGCGGAACAG CTAAAGGCTGTCCATGAACAGCTTGCCGCGCTCTCTCAGGCACCTGTGAgcaaaccaaagaagaagaaagaaaagaAGGAGAAAGACAAGAATAAGAAAGACAAGGACAACAAGCATAGCAAAACCAAGACGGACGAGGAGAAGAAGGCCAAGTCTGGGCAGCCTGCCAAGCAGGGCCAGCAGAAGAAACCCTCCAGGAAAGCCAACAGCACAGTGACTGGCTCCAG GCAAGCAAAGAAGGGGGGCCGGGGCTACGAGTCTGACGAGGAGGAGTCTCTGCCTATGACGTACGACGAGAAGCGCCAGCTCAGCCTGGACATCAACCGGCTCCCAGGAGAGAAGCTGGGGCGGGTTGTGCACATCATCCAGTCCCGAGAGCCCTCGCTGCGAGACTCCAACCCAGACGAGATTGAGATTGACTTTGAGACGCTCAAACCCTCCACCCTACGCGAACTCGAGCGATACGTCAAGTCCTGTTTACAGAAGAAACAGCGGAAACCCCAAC CGGCCGCTGGGGGCAAGGGAGCCAGGTCCAAGGAGGAGCTGGCTCAGGAAAAGAAGAAAGAATTAGAAAAGAGGCGACAGGATGTCAGCGGCCAGCTGAACAGTAACAACAACAACGGCAACAAGAACAAAACCAACAAAAAGAAAACGTCCAAAAAAG aGAAGGGCGCTGGGTCCGGTACCGGTGCGTCCCGTCTCAGCGGTAGCAGTAGTTCTTCAGATTCTGGTAGCAGCAGCTCCAGTGGGTCCAGTTCTGACAGCAGTGACTCCGACTGA